The Dethiosulfovibrio peptidovorans DSM 11002 genome has a window encoding:
- a CDS encoding ArsA family ATPase, whose amino-acid sequence MYRRYTFFGGKGGTGKTTCAASYALSLARRGVRTLVVSTDPAHSLADAIGSPIGSEVVEVEKNLWALEIDAELEAKKYMESIQQQMLHIVSAAIVEEIKRQLRIAYLSPGAEEAAIFDRFIDLMEEAGDKYDVIVFDTAPTGHTLRLLTLPEVLKVWIDHLIKKRTKAMDLMRLAARYEKELQEKLKDDPIFNILSRRRDRFQRAKDLLTDHDNAVFHFVLNAEKMPILETERAIKLLKEFDIKVGSVVVNRIIPPEAGAFFEKRREAQDGYLKTIEERFGVYGIVRLPMLESDIQGVEQLESISESIKEVEEL is encoded by the coding sequence ATGTATCGTAGATATACCTTCTTCGGAGGAAAGGGCGGAACCGGTAAGACGACCTGTGCCGCCTCCTACGCTCTCTCCTTGGCACGTCGGGGCGTAAGGACCTTGGTGGTGTCGACCGATCCTGCTCATTCTCTGGCGGACGCAATAGGATCTCCGATTGGGAGCGAGGTCGTGGAGGTTGAGAAAAATCTCTGGGCCCTGGAGATAGACGCGGAGCTTGAGGCGAAGAAATATATGGAGTCCATTCAGCAACAGATGCTTCATATAGTCAGTGCAGCGATAGTCGAGGAGATAAAACGTCAGCTTCGTATCGCATATCTCTCTCCCGGTGCGGAAGAGGCGGCCATATTCGACAGGTTTATCGATTTGATGGAGGAGGCGGGGGATAAATACGACGTAATAGTCTTCGATACCGCTCCTACCGGCCATACTCTCAGGCTTTTGACCCTTCCCGAGGTGCTGAAGGTCTGGATCGACCATCTGATAAAAAAGAGAACCAAGGCCATGGATCTGATGAGACTGGCGGCCAGATACGAGAAGGAGCTTCAGGAAAAGCTCAAGGACGATCCGATATTCAACATTCTCTCCCGTCGTCGAGATAGATTCCAGAGAGCCAAAGATCTGCTCACCGATCACGATAACGCAGTCTTTCATTTCGTTTTGAACGCGGAAAAGATGCCTATTCTCGAGACGGAAAGGGCTATAAAATTGCTAAAGGAGTTCGATATAAAGGTAGGCTCCGTGGTGGTCAATAGGATCATTCCCCCTGAAGCCGGGGCCTTTTTCGAGAAGCGCAGAGAGGCTCAGGATGGATATCTCAAGACCATAGAGGAACGGTTCGGAGTGTATGGTATCGTTCGTCTGCCTATGTTGGAGTCCGACATTCAGGGAGTGGAACAGCTGGAATCCATATCCGAGTCGATAAAGGAAGTGGAGGAGCTATGA